In one window of Gemmatimonadota bacterium DNA:
- the rpoN gene encoding RNA polymerase factor sigma-54: MEFQLQPQTRQQFSPQLMYSLKLLQYTTLELEQEIKEKIEENPLLELEEEAGEAADAAREEPDAAREEPDAAREDDPGDPASERDRIDWDAYIQDGMHNQMDAREETEKREDQHILEREGKSDTTLTEYLNEQLRLLDLSVQDREIGEYLIGNLNDSGLLDVPLLDLSLESSVPFDEAERVLKVVQTLEPTGVGARDLRECLMLQLEALNLSDTLAYRLVSEHWRDVKLRRIASIRKKIRASEQEIGDALNVIAGLNPHPGLAVSDSSVIAIHPDLIVEKVDGEYLVYLNDRNLPRVRVSHAYQAILNRNAQSSEEDRHYVRRKLTEANHFVNSIEQRRSTLLKVTNCIVRAQREFLDAGLSGLKPMILQEVANQVGLHVTTVSRATQGKYVQTPRGIFALRFFFDGRLKKKADAETGEAAAGQLATKTVKDRIARIIEEEDARAPLSDQAIEEILRTKEGVQIKRRTVAKYRENLGIPIARMRRRI; this comes from the coding sequence ATGGAATTTCAACTTCAGCCCCAGACCAGACAGCAGTTTTCTCCCCAGTTGATGTACTCGCTCAAGTTGTTGCAGTACACCACGCTGGAACTCGAGCAGGAGATCAAGGAGAAAATCGAGGAGAATCCGCTGCTGGAACTCGAGGAAGAGGCGGGCGAGGCGGCGGATGCGGCGCGCGAGGAGCCGGATGCGGCGCGCGAGGAGCCGGATGCGGCGCGCGAGGACGATCCTGGGGACCCCGCGTCCGAACGGGACCGAATCGATTGGGACGCCTACATTCAGGACGGCATGCACAACCAGATGGATGCCCGTGAAGAGACGGAAAAAAGGGAAGATCAGCACATACTGGAACGGGAAGGAAAGTCGGATACGACACTCACCGAGTACTTGAACGAGCAATTGCGGCTTCTCGACCTCTCCGTCCAGGACCGCGAAATCGGCGAATACCTGATCGGAAACCTGAATGACAGCGGTCTCCTCGACGTGCCGCTGCTGGACCTGTCGCTGGAATCCAGCGTGCCGTTCGACGAGGCGGAACGGGTGCTGAAGGTCGTGCAGACCCTCGAGCCTACCGGCGTCGGCGCGCGGGACCTGCGAGAGTGTCTCATGCTTCAACTGGAAGCGTTGAACTTGAGCGATACGCTTGCATACCGGTTGGTATCGGAACATTGGCGCGACGTCAAGTTGCGGCGCATCGCTTCGATTCGAAAGAAGATAAGGGCGTCCGAGCAGGAAATCGGCGACGCCCTGAACGTGATCGCCGGACTCAATCCCCACCCGGGGCTGGCCGTCAGCGATTCATCCGTTATCGCCATACATCCCGACCTGATCGTCGAGAAAGTGGACGGCGAATACCTCGTTTACCTCAACGATCGCAACCTGCCCAGGGTGCGTGTCAGCCATGCCTACCAGGCCATCCTGAACCGGAACGCGCAATCCTCTGAAGAAGACCGGCATTACGTGAGACGTAAGCTGACCGAGGCGAACCACTTCGTCAACTCGATCGAACAGCGGCGGTCGACCCTGTTGAAGGTGACGAACTGCATCGTCAGGGCCCAGCGCGAGTTCCTGGATGCGGGCCTTTCCGGTCTCAAGCCGATGATTCTGCAGGAAGTGGCCAACCAGGTGGGGCTGCATGTAACGACCGTCAGCCGGGCCACGCAAGGCAAGTACGTACAGACGCCCCGGGGGATTTTCGCGCTGAGGTTCTTCTTCGACGGGCGATTGAAGAAAAAGGCGGACGCGGAGACTGGGGAAGCCGCGGCGGGCCAGTTGGCGACCAAGACGGTCAAAGACCGCATCGCGCGGATCATCGAAGAGGAAGACGCGCGCGCGCCGTTGAGCGACCAGGCGATAGAGGAGATTCTCCGCACGAAGGAAGGCGTGCAGATCAAGCGGCGGACGGTGGCGAAGTACCGCGAGAACCTGGGAATACCCATTGCGCGGATGCGCAGAAGGATCTGA
- a CDS encoding HPr family phosphocarrier protein translates to MIRKTVSVKNRKGLHMRPAEQLVRTASRFKSEVTLVKDDMPVNGKSILGVMMLAAEHGSSITVEIDGPDETDALKAITDMFDQDQEA, encoded by the coding sequence TTGATAAGGAAAACCGTTTCCGTAAAGAACAGGAAGGGGTTGCACATGCGACCCGCCGAGCAACTGGTTCGCACGGCGTCCAGATTCAAGTCGGAAGTCACGCTGGTCAAGGACGACATGCCGGTGAATGGAAAGAGCATCCTGGGGGTCATGATGCTGGCCGCCGAGCACGGCAGTTCGATTACGGTGGAGATCGATGGACCGGACGAAACGGATGCCCTGAAGGCGATTACCGACATGTTCGACCAGGATCAGGAGGCGTAG
- the raiA gene encoding ribosome-associated translation inhibitor RaiA, whose translation MQKSMTARHCELADAYKEHADREIDRLNRYSDNILSADLIVSQEKYRYMVELNVHVGGHVLTSKEENAEAYTALDQAVNKMETQLKKHNGKLHDHRTRRH comes from the coding sequence GTGCAGAAATCCATGACGGCCCGACACTGCGAACTGGCAGACGCTTACAAGGAGCATGCGGACAGAGAGATCGACCGTTTGAACAGATACAGCGACAACATCCTGAGTGCGGACCTTATCGTCTCGCAGGAAAAATACCGGTACATGGTTGAACTGAACGTGCACGTCGGAGGGCACGTCCTGACCAGCAAAGAGGAGAACGCCGAAGCCTACACGGCGCTCGACCAGGCGGTCAACAAGATGGAAACCCAGTTGAAGAAGCACAATGGCAAGCTGCACGATCACAGAACCCGGCGTCACTAG
- a CDS encoding phytanoyl-CoA dioxygenase family protein, producing the protein MGLSQAETTQFDTRGYLVKAGLLSEAALRPLILALSGIVDEGARRLHVEGKLASPYEEEGFETRLAHIYRESEEAGEAVLAMIMGRGGGQFNGESMLELLRNTDLVDCVSDLIGPDIVGASAYRIRPKLPGHTRTEVPWHQDSGYFLPHCDRHLIVTCWIPLVDTTVENGCLHVIPGVHKGGVFRHYTGGHGGYLEIPGDELPENRPIPLEMKRGDVLFMTNLTPHASFVNHTGIVRWSIDLRYQSMDAPNNSEEDPATYTPERDPVTMACYPSEADFVIRDSSHPEREVTTPEAFRELRDRYHEAKPYNPGRGWTRLKDRKEA; encoded by the coding sequence ATGGGTTTATCTCAGGCAGAAACCACGCAATTCGATACGCGGGGATACCTGGTCAAAGCCGGACTGCTTTCCGAAGCCGCGTTGCGGCCGCTGATCCTCGCCCTGAGCGGCATCGTGGACGAAGGCGCGCGCCGGCTGCACGTCGAAGGAAAACTGGCCAGCCCCTACGAGGAAGAGGGATTCGAGACCCGGTTGGCACATATCTACAGGGAGTCCGAAGAAGCCGGCGAGGCCGTCCTTGCGATGATTATGGGCCGGGGCGGAGGGCAGTTCAACGGCGAGTCGATGCTGGAGTTGCTGCGGAATACGGACCTGGTCGACTGTGTTTCAGACCTGATCGGTCCGGACATCGTGGGCGCTTCCGCCTATCGAATCCGACCGAAGCTACCGGGGCATACGCGGACGGAAGTGCCCTGGCACCAGGATTCCGGCTACTTCCTGCCCCACTGCGACCGGCACCTGATCGTGACCTGCTGGATCCCGCTGGTCGACACGACCGTGGAAAACGGTTGCCTGCACGTGATTCCCGGAGTCCACAAGGGCGGCGTGTTCCGGCACTACACGGGCGGGCACGGCGGCTACCTGGAGATCCCCGGGGACGAATTGCCTGAGAACCGGCCCATTCCCCTGGAAATGAAACGGGGCGACGTCCTGTTCATGACCAATCTGACCCCTCACGCCTCCTTCGTGAACCATACCGGGATCGTTCGCTGGAGTATCGACCTGAGGTACCAGTCCATGGACGCGCCGAACAACTCGGAGGAGGACCCGGCGACCTACACGCCGGAACGGGACCCGGTCACCATGGCCTGCTATCCGAGCGAGGCCGATTTCGTGATCCGGGATTCGAGTCATCCCGAGCGGGAGGTCACGACGCCGGAAGCCTTCAGGGAACTGCGTGACCGCTACCACGAGGCGAAGCCCTACAACCCGGGCAGGGGCTGGACCCGTCTCAAGGACAGGAAAGAGGCATGA
- the hprK gene encoding HPr(Ser) kinase/phosphatase: MAKTSPLKSRVLLINNLVEQVDLKLSPLTGETGLSRKITNAETNRPGLALAGFVERFSSNRIQILGETELSYLKSLSSDQRLASLDRLFDLGFPCMVITKGMDPPLELTETAERFDTAVLGTSLTTDAFAQSLIEYLEPYFAPMTTVHGALVDVYGVGLLFTGRSGIGKSETALDLVERGHRLVADDVVTAYRMRRGVIMGTSNTITQHFMEIRGVGIIDVTSMFGIRSIRVRKRIEVVVNLEDWNSEVVYERTALDEKTTTLLDAELPYVRIPINPGKNLTVISEVVALRHLLKVVGINPASILNQRVLEVMKEGEKIRYRREDYE, translated from the coding sequence ATGGCCAAGACATCGCCCCTGAAATCGCGCGTCCTGCTGATCAATAACCTGGTAGAGCAGGTCGACCTGAAACTGTCCCCGCTGACGGGTGAAACGGGGCTGTCCAGGAAGATAACGAACGCGGAGACGAACCGCCCCGGACTCGCGCTGGCAGGATTTGTCGAGCGGTTTTCCAGCAACCGGATCCAGATCCTGGGGGAGACCGAGTTATCCTACCTGAAGAGCCTGTCCTCGGACCAGCGGCTTGCGTCGCTGGATCGGCTGTTCGACCTCGGCTTTCCCTGCATGGTGATAACGAAGGGCATGGATCCGCCGCTGGAATTGACCGAGACCGCCGAGCGGTTCGATACCGCCGTCCTGGGTACTTCACTGACGACGGATGCCTTCGCGCAGTCCCTGATCGAGTACCTGGAACCCTACTTCGCACCGATGACAACCGTGCACGGCGCCCTGGTAGACGTGTACGGCGTGGGTCTACTGTTCACGGGACGCAGCGGAATCGGCAAAAGCGAAACGGCCCTCGACCTGGTGGAACGGGGACACAGGCTGGTAGCGGACGACGTGGTTACCGCATACCGGATGCGGCGCGGCGTCATCATGGGGACGAGCAACACGATCACGCAGCATTTCATGGAAATACGCGGCGTGGGCATTATCGACGTCACCAGCATGTTCGGCATACGCAGCATCCGTGTGCGCAAGCGGATCGAAGTCGTCGTCAACCTGGAGGACTGGAACAGCGAAGTGGTATACGAACGTACGGCGCTCGACGAGAAGACCACGACGTTGCTCGACGCGGAACTGCCCTATGTCCGGATTCCCATCAACCCGGGCAAGAACCTGACGGTCATTTCCGAGGTCGTCGCACTCCGGCATCTCCTGAAAGTCGTCGGGATCAACCCGGCGTCCATATTGAATCAGCGGGTGCTGGAGGTCATGAAGGAAGGCGAAAAGATCCGGTATCGCAGGGAAGACTACGAGTAG
- a CDS encoding ribose-phosphate pyrophosphokinase: protein MNSIVVFSGSSHPALSEEVCHYLNVPLRASALTRFSNDCLQVQLNANCREGDVYIIQPLGPPVQENLVELLLMLDAARGASAARTTAVLPYYSYSRSDKKDAPRISIAGRLVADLLGTAGANRILTLQMHQPQVHGFFSIPVDHLNAIKVLAQHFQQRDLSNTVVVSPDLGNAKNAAHFARQLMLPVAAGNKRRISDEKVVIDMIVGDVTGKNAIIMDDEIATGGSIIELIQRLEERNVQRVSVVCTHGIFSGGAIERFRQCSRIDEIVTTNTVPIGEDKRLSHMVILSVASLLAETIRRIHNGESVSSLFADTM from the coding sequence ATGAACAGTATCGTGGTATTCAGCGGCTCTTCCCATCCCGCGCTGTCGGAAGAGGTCTGCCACTATCTGAACGTGCCGCTGAGAGCCAGTGCCCTGACGCGATTCAGCAACGACTGCCTCCAGGTCCAGTTGAATGCGAACTGCCGGGAAGGCGATGTCTACATCATTCAGCCACTGGGTCCTCCGGTGCAGGAGAACCTGGTTGAACTGCTGTTGATGCTGGATGCCGCCCGCGGGGCGTCGGCGGCGCGCACCACCGCCGTGCTGCCCTATTACTCTTATTCGAGATCCGACAAGAAGGACGCTCCCCGTATTTCGATCGCCGGTCGCCTTGTCGCCGATCTGCTGGGAACGGCCGGCGCCAATCGCATACTCACCCTGCAAATGCACCAACCGCAGGTGCACGGTTTTTTCAGTATCCCGGTAGATCATCTGAACGCGATCAAGGTACTGGCCCAGCACTTCCAACAGCGGGATCTGAGCAATACGGTGGTGGTTTCTCCGGACCTGGGCAACGCTAAGAACGCGGCCCATTTCGCGAGGCAGCTGATGTTGCCGGTGGCGGCTGGCAACAAGCGCCGCATCTCGGATGAAAAGGTCGTTATCGACATGATCGTGGGGGACGTTACCGGCAAGAACGCGATCATCATGGACGATGAGATTGCAACCGGCGGCAGCATCATCGAACTGATCCAGCGGTTGGAAGAACGCAATGTACAGCGGGTTTCCGTCGTTTGTACGCACGGCATATTCAGCGGAGGAGCCATAGAACGGTTCAGGCAGTGTTCCCGGATCGACGAGATCGTCACGACGAACACGGTACCCATCGGTGAAGACAAGCGGCTTTCCCACATGGTCATCCTTTCCGTCGCTTCGCTGCTGGCGGAGACGATTCGAAGGATCCACAACGGAGAATCGGTGAGCAGCCTGTTTGCCGATACGATGTAG
- the lptB gene encoding LPS export ABC transporter ATP-binding protein, which translates to MRAENLVKSYQNHRVVDDVSLRVDQGEVVGLLGPNGAGKTTSFYMIVGMIKPGSGRVLIDDRESGESRNITRWPMYRRARVGIGYLAQEPSIFRRMTVEQNLMSILQTLPMTRKARRRKMEDLLEDFGIAHLAKHKAYTLSGGERRRTEISRALVTEPKFILLDEPFAGIDPIAVEDIQEVIGRLKERKLGILVTDHMVRETLQITDRSYIMADGRIYISGTAKDLAEDPEARRIYLGERFRLE; encoded by the coding sequence CTGCGAGCTGAGAACCTGGTGAAGTCCTACCAGAATCACCGCGTCGTCGATGATGTGAGCCTGCGTGTAGACCAGGGTGAGGTGGTCGGACTGCTCGGGCCGAACGGGGCGGGGAAGACCACCTCGTTCTATATGATCGTCGGCATGATCAAGCCAGGGTCGGGACGGGTGCTCATAGATGACCGCGAATCCGGGGAAAGCCGGAACATCACGCGGTGGCCGATGTACCGCAGGGCACGCGTGGGGATCGGCTATCTGGCCCAGGAACCGTCGATCTTCCGCAGGATGACGGTGGAACAGAACCTGATGTCCATTCTCCAGACTTTGCCCATGACCCGCAAGGCGAGGCGCAGAAAGATGGAAGATCTGCTGGAGGATTTCGGCATCGCGCATCTGGCCAAGCACAAAGCCTATACCCTCTCGGGCGGCGAGCGGCGAAGAACCGAGATCAGCCGCGCCCTGGTGACCGAACCGAAGTTCATTCTGCTCGATGAGCCTTTCGCAGGCATCGATCCCATTGCCGTTGAGGACATACAGGAAGTCATCGGACGCCTGAAGGAACGTAAACTGGGCATCCTGGTGACGGATCACATGGTACGGGAAACGTTGCAGATCACGGACCGGTCCTATATCATGGCCGACGGCCGGATCTATATATCGGGAACGGCCAAAGACCTGGCCGAGGACCCCGAAGCGCGCCGTATCTACCTCGGCGAGCGGTTCCGCCTGGAGTAA
- a CDS encoding TRAP transporter substrate-binding protein, whose translation MRMDKLKRREFLKTASTAGLAGGAALMAGCGSGQESSGPAIRTDRTYEWKMVTTWTPNLPILQESARLLSQWVEEMSEGRMKITVYAGGELIPALEGFEAVSQGVAEMGHGAAYYWAGKAPATQFFSSVPFGMNAQQVTAWLYSGGGLELWEEIYAPFNLIPMPAGNTGFQMGGWFRKEINTADDLQGLKMRIPGLGGDVIKRAGGSAILSPVGEIYTNLERGVIDATEWIGPYHDYLMGFYRAAQYYYYPGWHEPGTVTELMVNKSAFEELPAYLQTVIRTAAARSTHWVLSEFDARNNEYLQKLVNEEGVQLRRFPDSVLTTLKEYSEEVIAQLVETDEDSRRVYESFTSFRNTVAGWTDLGEKIYYSGAMG comes from the coding sequence ATGAGGATGGACAAGTTAAAGCGGCGCGAGTTTCTGAAGACGGCATCCACGGCCGGGTTGGCCGGTGGGGCCGCACTGATGGCGGGTTGCGGATCCGGGCAGGAAAGCAGTGGTCCCGCCATCCGCACGGACAGGACCTATGAGTGGAAGATGGTCACCACCTGGACGCCGAATCTGCCCATATTGCAGGAGAGTGCGCGACTCCTTTCCCAATGGGTGGAGGAAATGTCAGAGGGGAGGATGAAGATCACGGTGTATGCGGGCGGCGAGTTGATTCCGGCCCTAGAGGGATTCGAAGCGGTCAGCCAGGGTGTGGCGGAAATGGGCCACGGCGCCGCGTACTACTGGGCGGGGAAAGCGCCCGCCACGCAGTTCTTCTCTTCGGTACCCTTCGGGATGAACGCGCAACAGGTCACCGCCTGGCTCTACAGCGGCGGCGGGCTGGAATTATGGGAGGAAATCTACGCCCCATTCAACCTGATCCCCATGCCCGCGGGCAATACCGGCTTCCAGATGGGGGGCTGGTTCAGGAAGGAAATCAACACCGCCGACGACCTCCAGGGACTGAAGATGCGGATACCGGGCCTGGGGGGCGACGTGATCAAGCGGGCGGGCGGCTCGGCCATACTGTCCCCCGTCGGCGAGATCTACACCAACCTCGAACGCGGCGTTATCGACGCGACCGAATGGATCGGTCCGTACCACGATTACCTCATGGGCTTCTATCGGGCGGCCCAGTACTACTACTATCCGGGTTGGCATGAGCCGGGCACCGTGACGGAACTCATGGTCAACAAGAGCGCCTTCGAGGAACTACCGGCCTATCTGCAGACGGTGATCCGGACCGCGGCGGCGCGGTCGACGCACTGGGTGCTGTCCGAATTCGACGCCCGGAACAACGAGTACCTCCAGAAGCTGGTCAATGAAGAAGGGGTACAGCTCAGGCGCTTTCCGGATTCCGTGCTCACGACGCTCAAGGAATACTCGGAGGAAGTCATCGCCCAGTTGGTCGAAACGGACGAAGACAGCAGGCGGGTGTACGAATCCTTCACGTCTTTCCGGAACACGGTTGCCGGATGGACGGACCTGGGAGAGAAGATCTACTACTCGGGCGCCATGGGATAG
- the gcvT gene encoding glycine cleavage system aminomethyltransferase GcvT → MAELRKTALYDRHVALGARLVPFSGWEMPVQYEGILAEHHAVRTTAGLFDVSHMGRVEISGPDAVPFANHITVNDVERLKPYRSQYTLACRTDGGVIDDFLVYRMPDRLLVVPNAGNREKDLDWFRGHAVAYNVEIRDLSQESMLIALQGPRSEQILDPLAEAGLDALRFQGFVETRVGGIDARIFRTGYTGEDGFEIWYPAEHAAALWDLLLESGASRGLKPCGLGARDTLRLEAGLALYGHEIDESINPIEAGLGWTVKLKKPDFIGRDALLGVRSEGVKRKLVGLKLLERGIPRQGYEILHDRVPVGRVVSGAISPTLGLGIGTGFVPVGLAEPGTGLAIGIRGRHIAAEVVTLPFYTGSRK, encoded by the coding sequence ATGGCGGAACTCCGAAAAACCGCGCTCTATGACCGCCACGTGGCGTTGGGCGCGAGGTTGGTGCCTTTCAGCGGCTGGGAGATGCCGGTCCAATACGAGGGGATTCTGGCTGAACACCACGCGGTCCGCACGACGGCCGGTCTCTTCGATGTCTCTCACATGGGCCGCGTAGAGATATCCGGACCGGATGCCGTTCCCTTCGCAAACCACATCACGGTGAATGACGTCGAACGGCTTAAGCCTTATCGGTCCCAGTATACCCTGGCCTGCCGGACCGACGGCGGCGTCATCGATGACTTCCTGGTATATCGAATGCCGGACCGGCTGCTGGTCGTTCCCAACGCGGGCAACCGGGAAAAGGACCTGGACTGGTTCCGCGGCCATGCCGTCGCGTACAACGTCGAAATCCGTGACCTGAGCCAGGAGAGCATGCTCATCGCGTTGCAGGGCCCCCGCAGCGAGCAGATACTAGATCCGCTGGCGGAGGCCGGACTGGATGCGCTCAGGTTTCAGGGGTTTGTCGAAACCCGGGTCGGAGGCATCGATGCCCGGATTTTTCGAACCGGATACACGGGCGAGGACGGCTTCGAGATCTGGTATCCGGCGGAGCATGCGGCCGCGCTATGGGACCTCCTGCTGGAATCCGGCGCTTCCAGGGGCTTGAAGCCCTGCGGACTCGGGGCAAGAGATACCCTGCGTCTGGAAGCCGGACTCGCGCTCTACGGGCACGAGATCGACGAATCGATCAATCCCATCGAAGCCGGCCTGGGATGGACGGTCAAGCTGAAGAAACCGGACTTCATCGGCCGGGATGCCCTGCTGGGAGTTCGTAGTGAAGGCGTCAAAAGAAAGCTGGTCGGACTGAAGTTGCTGGAACGGGGGATACCCCGGCAGGGCTATGAGATCCTCCATGACCGGGTTCCGGTTGGCCGGGTCGTCAGTGGAGCGATTTCACCCACGCTGGGGCTGGGGATTGGCACGGGTTTCGTGCCCGTCGGACTGGCGGAACCCGGAACGGGCCTGGCCATCGGCATCCGAGGCAGGCACATCGCCGCCGAAGTGGTGACACTTCCCTTCTATACGGGGAGCCGGAAGTAG
- the ptsP gene encoding phosphoenolpyruvate--protein phosphotransferase, translating into MSEERRVLNGIPASPGIAIGRAFVYNRRFAAINQRPIPADGVETEIRRFRTAVDEALDDLTRLQRRIAVDFDQDVGKIFRAHQAVLEDPEVVDVTIVRIRRERTNAEYIFDDVMRGWIANYSSIENPFFRERTADFEDVHYRVLAKLTGSAHSGIEATDGEIVLVAHSLSPSDTAELDRDAVCGFITDAGGQTSHTAIVARGLAVPAVVGTNIATQAISDGMMIIIDGNSGMVHLDPDADTIGRYRETKSQLSVLEHELQELHDLPAETRDGRRIELSANIELPAELEDVLNHGADGIGLYRTEFLYLVRNELPSEDDQTLTYQRIARRMAPNQVIIRTLDLGADKMPKQMPDEANPALGQRGIRLCLDRPEMFKVQLRAILRAGAEGNVRLMFPMISGLQELRRAKALLEEARNELLEDGVPVDPSMSTGIMVEIPSAALTAHDLAKEVDFFSIGTNDLIQYTVAADRGNPSIASLYNPCHPAVLRLVASVIDAAHDNDIWVGVCGAMAAHPLAACILLGLGVDELSMSPIDIPEIKSLIRSADYQELKAITREALDLSTSEEIMRFLKPYQPKTELDVSDMMRI; encoded by the coding sequence ATGAGCGAAGAGCGTCGCGTACTGAACGGCATACCGGCATCGCCGGGTATCGCCATAGGACGCGCTTTTGTCTACAATCGCCGCTTCGCCGCCATAAACCAGCGTCCGATCCCCGCCGACGGCGTGGAGACGGAAATCCGCCGATTCCGCACCGCCGTCGACGAGGCGTTGGACGACCTCACCCGGTTGCAGCGCCGCATCGCAGTGGATTTCGACCAGGACGTCGGGAAGATCTTCCGCGCGCACCAGGCCGTACTCGAAGATCCGGAAGTGGTGGATGTCACCATCGTGCGCATCCGGCGTGAACGGACCAACGCGGAGTATATCTTCGATGATGTGATGAGAGGATGGATCGCCAATTACTCTTCGATAGAGAATCCATTCTTCCGGGAACGGACAGCCGATTTCGAAGACGTGCATTACCGGGTGCTGGCGAAGCTCACCGGCAGCGCGCATTCCGGGATCGAGGCCACGGACGGGGAGATCGTACTCGTGGCGCACAGCCTGTCCCCGTCGGATACTGCGGAATTGGACCGGGATGCGGTCTGCGGCTTTATCACCGATGCCGGAGGTCAGACGTCGCATACGGCGATTGTCGCCCGCGGTCTGGCCGTGCCGGCGGTGGTCGGGACCAATATCGCCACTCAGGCCATTTCGGACGGCATGATGATCATCATCGACGGCAACAGCGGGATGGTCCATCTCGATCCGGATGCCGATACGATCGGGCGGTACCGGGAAACGAAGTCCCAGTTGTCGGTGCTGGAGCATGAGCTTCAGGAACTCCACGACCTGCCCGCGGAGACGCGGGACGGAAGGCGCATCGAACTGTCGGCCAATATCGAACTGCCGGCTGAACTGGAAGACGTCCTGAACCACGGCGCGGACGGTATCGGCCTGTACCGTACCGAGTTCCTCTACCTGGTTCGCAACGAATTGCCTTCTGAAGATGATCAGACCCTGACGTATCAGCGCATAGCGCGGCGCATGGCGCCGAACCAGGTGATCATTCGGACGCTGGACCTCGGGGCGGACAAGATGCCGAAGCAGATGCCGGACGAAGCCAATCCCGCCCTGGGCCAGCGGGGTATCCGGCTCTGCCTGGACCGGCCGGAAATGTTCAAGGTCCAGTTGCGCGCAATCCTGAGGGCCGGTGCGGAGGGAAACGTGCGTCTTATGTTCCCCATGATATCGGGATTGCAGGAGCTTCGGAGGGCGAAGGCGCTTCTTGAAGAGGCGCGGAATGAACTGCTGGAGGACGGGGTGCCCGTCGACCCGTCGATGTCGACCGGCATCATGGTCGAAATCCCTTCGGCCGCACTGACGGCCCACGACCTGGCGAAGGAGGTGGACTTCTTCAGCATCGGCACGAACGACCTGATCCAGTACACCGTGGCGGCCGACCGGGGCAATCCGAGCATCGCCTCCCTGTACAATCCGTGCCACCCGGCCGTGCTCCGCCTGGTCGCGTCGGTGATCGACGCCGCGCACGACAACGATATCTGGGTCGGCGTGTGCGGCGCCATGGCCGCGCATCCCCTGGCGGCCTGCATACTGCTTGGCCTCGGCGTTGACGAGCTCAGCATGAGCCCCATCGACATACCCGAGATCAAGAGCCTGATCCGCTCGGCGGATTACCAGGAACTCAAGGCCATCACCCGGGAGGCGCTGGACCTGTCCACGTCGGAAGAGATCATGCGTTTCCTGAAACCCTACCAGCCGAAGACCGAGCTGGACGTATCAGACATGATGCGCATCTGA